One genomic segment of Clavelina lepadiformis chromosome 3, kaClaLepa1.1, whole genome shotgun sequence includes these proteins:
- the LOC143450590 gene encoding cubilin-like, with protein MRIRRTVVLLFVLHFIDSTVNACRFQQKVKVYRRDVSYRTREMRPYFIKCLAKEAGETYRSWKSIVDFVVLDTRWFAETEDVTCAKAANLNNKKCWRSAVRKMLRPNSALLPHLLECMKHRKINSTTENGKKHDGESVDQTCLSEISGKYEDCFTKSLNEEGKNFKTFDLKSVLGFLQSHWACEIRPVTDNCFPKSNATCHTQSWLRRMATLTKPTSPFKTILNKCNAEVFPRSVRENCKKLHPTLGTEYNVMTSPGYPHGKKHNFDCLYQFKSQNSFGLELKVEVDTESCCDFVTVFLKNLTTLAKLSGNVTKTFEVDHYDREIFVRYHTDGSVASKGFRISHRKVCKYDLPYYGYFMKIHPPTFFHLGNIFLQKFGQEMECTWTITRHRPQGWPVRLLLERIRMSDCCDQLEVFSGPRLLGNYKIAKASNIPIMANGSFTIRYYTNFTKSRNGFRASFGWINPLCYDEFKATDEWTNFSFNGQIGGGSNRVFCYWYITSSPGYAVALNISAYSNSIAYRMADECLEIFDGPKLVRKFINESNAFVSSENRFAINQLSYGIKSFAFNSYFRQVPCNVTYNLTGSASMKLASPDYEGFPFNIYQRCTYTLYAQPGKNIRMTLQTFTKTGFVQVLSGDVNFGHASGVNNTFRLTSSGNTIQLHYTAPKAFSARSRGFFATYRQVRSNCGALLVANTKTQLLSSPDYSHNNSSNNVFCDWIITTSPDNKISFSIHNLALDQRGALTVYDKMTSMGKFTELKTNTTISSSSNVMRIRLRHQGASQRGLLGSFKELKN; from the exons ATGAGAATTAGAAGAACAGTTGTGTTACTTTTTGTTCTTCATTTTATAGACTCTACAGTGAATG CATGTCGCTTTCAGCAAAAGGTGAAAGTTTACAGAAGAGATGTATCGTATCGCACTCGCGAAATGAGACCGTATTTTATCAAGTGTCTTGCAAAAGAG GCTGGAGAAACTTACAGAAGCTGGAAATCCATCGTTGACTTTGTTGTTCTTGATACTCGCTGGTTTGCTGAAACTGAAGACGTCACATGCGC CAAAGCGGCTAATCtgaacaataaaaaatgttggaGATCAGCTGTTAGAAAAATGCTTCGTCCAAACTCTGCTCTTCTTCCACATTTACTTGAGTGTATGAAGCATCGCAAGATTAATTCAACGACTG aaaatggcaaaaaacATGACGGTGAATCGGTCGACCAGACGTGTTTAAGCGAAATCTCAGGAAAATATGAAGATTGCTTCACAAAGTCATTAAATGAAGaaggaaaaaattttaaaacatttgacctTAAATCGGTGCTTGGATTTTTGCAGAGTCACTGGGCATGTGAGAT CCGACCAGTCACGGACAACTGTTTCCCGAAAAGCAACGCCACCTGTCACACCCAAAGCTGGTTACGTCGTATGGCGACattaacaaaaccaacttCGCCATTCAAAacgattttaaacaaatgcaaCGCTGAGGTTTTTCCCCGTTCTGTCCGAG AGAACTGTAAGAAATTACATCCAACACTTGGAACGGAATATAATGTGATGACGTCACCCGGTTATCCTCACggaaaaaagcacaatttTGACTGCTTGTACCAATTTAAATCCCAGAATTCATTTGGGTTGGAGCTAAAAGTGGAAGTTGATACTGAAAGTTGCTGTGATTTCGTGACT gtttttttgaaaaatttaaccaCTCTCGCAAAACTCTCCGGCaatgtaacaaaaacatttgaggTGGACCATTATGACAGAGAAATTTTTGTCAGATATCACACCGACGGAAGTGTGGCGAGCAAAGGATTTCGAATCTCTCACAGAAAAG TTTGCAAATACGACCTTCCATATTATGgttatttcatgaaaatacACCCACCGACCTTCTTCCATCTTGGAAATATATTCTTGCAAAAATTTGGCCAGGAAATGGAATGCACTTGGACGATCACACGCCATCGTCCACAAGGCTGGCCGGTTCGGCTTCTCTTGGAAAGAATTCGCATGAGTGATTGTTGCGATCAATTGGAG gTATTTTCTGGTCCTAGACTTCTTGGAAATTACAAAATCGCAAAAGCAAGCAATATTCCGATCATGGCTAACGGAAGCTTTACGATACGATATTACACCAACTTTACTAAGTCTAGAAATGGTTTCCGAGCGAGCTTTGGTTGGA TAAATCCTCTTTGCTACGATGAGTTTAAAGCCACAGACGAATGGACAAACTTTTCCTTTAACGGTCAAATCGGGGGTGGCTCCAATCGAGTTTTTTGTTACTGGTATATTACGTCATCACCCGGGTACGCAGTTGCGTTGAACATAAGTGCGTACAGCAATTCAATAGCTTATCGAATGGCCGATGAATGCCTTGAG ATATTTGATGGACCAAAACTTGTCAGGAAGTTTATAAACGAAAGTAATGCTTTTGTGTCCAGTGAAAATCGATTTGCGATTAATCAACTTTCATACGGAATAAAATCATTTGCTTTTAATTCCTACTTTAGACAAG TTCCATGCAACGTCACTTACAATCTCACCGGTTCCGCTTCGATGAAGCTTGCCTCGCCTGACTACGAAGGTTTTCCTTTCAACATTTACCAACGATGCACTTACACTTTGTACGCCCAACCTGGCAAGAATATACGAATGACTTTGCAAACTTTCACTAAAACAGGATTTGTTCAG GTACTGAGCGGAGATGTTAATTTTGGCCATGCTAGCGGCGTTAACAACACATTTCGACTGACTAGTAGCGGAAATACAATTCAGCTTCACTACACAGCACCCAAAGCTTTCTCCGCAAGAAGTCGAGGGTTTTTTGCCACATATCGACAAG TTCGGTCAAACTGTGGTGCCTTGCTGGTGGCCAATACAAAAACCCAACTTCTTTCTTCGCCCGATTATTCTCATAATAATTCTTCAAACAATGTTTTCTGTGACTGGATAATCACCACATCACCTGATAATAAGATCTCCTTTAGTATCCACAATCTGGCATTGGACCAAAGGGGAGCTTTAACG GTCTACGACAAAATGACAAGTATGGGAAAATTCACGGAATTGAAAACCAATACAACCATTTCATCATCTTCAAACGTTATGAGAATAAGACTTCGACATCAAGGAGCATCGCAAAGAGGACTTCTGGGATCTTTCAAAGAGTTGAAGAACTAA
- the LOC143448753 gene encoding cubilin-like gives MQLNRWFVSFCVLLFAVSAINACRFQQLVRYRRKSIRFRTRKLRPYFSQCLTSKAEKTYKSWNSIVDFVVLDTHWFTEVEDGICAKAAGRNNTKCWRSAVKEMLRSNSALLPYLLQCMKHRKLKENSTSKKKEGRNSVDETSCASKTIPRKYENCFKNSMKKSDKKRRRFHLASVLEFLEDHWICENPIMTKTCFTKSNVTCHTQSWLRRMARLTKPTSPIKTILNKCNAKIFPRPVSETCEESYPTLGMQSSVMTSPGYPDRENHNFDCLYRFESQISLGLALKVEVDTESCCDFVTVFLKNSTVLAKLSGNVTRTFEVDFNVREIFVQYHTDENVPSKGFRITRRNVCKYNLPALGTVWMIHPPTYYHLRKINLQTFGQEMECKWTITASPGTQAVLYIERIRMSVCCEQLEVFDGAMLLGNYTIAKSSNIPIVSTNGSLTIRYYTNSTKPRNGFRAHLGRMYPPCHDEFRAADNWTNFSLTEGQLIWRGYKPVICYWYIRSSPGYAVVLNITAYGNIPPSPFYELDNVEIFDGPKLVKKFINDSKAFVSSENRFAIRQHSYIFKSFALQASYKQIPCNVTYNLTGSASMKLASPDYEGSPFNIYQRCTYTLHAQPGKKIQMSLQTFTRKGFVEVLSGDINFGRASGVDKTFRLTSSRNTIQLRYTAPKAFSAKRRGFVATYRQVRIACGSLLETQATVQPFSSLGYRNESSNNVVCDRIITTSPDNQISLAKQNLELDEKQ, from the exons ATGCAGCTTAATAGATGGTTTGTGTCGTTTTGTGTTCTTCTATTTGCTGTTTCTGCAATTAACG CATGTCGGTTTCAACAGCTGGTGAGATATCGAAGAAAAAGCATAAGATTTAGGACTCGCAAACTCAGACCTTATTTCAGCCAGTGCCTTACCAGCAAG gcggaaaaaacttacaaaagtTGGAATTCGATCGTAGATTTTGTGGTTCTTGATACTCACTGGTTCACGGAGGTCGAAGACGGCATTTGCGC TAAAGCCGCTGGACGcaacaacacaaaatgttGGAGATCAGCTGTTAAAGAAATGCTTCGTTCAAATTCTGCTCTTCTTCCATATTTACTTCAATGTATGAAGCATCGCAAACTTAAAGAAAATTCAACATCAA aaaagaagGAAGGAAGAAATTCAGTTGATGAGACATCATGTGCTAGTAAGACTATCCCCAGGAAATATgagaattgtttcaaaaactcAATGAAAAAGTCAGACAAAAAGAGAAGAAGATTTCATCTCGCATCAGTGCTTGAGTTTCTGGAGGATCACTGGATTTGTGAAAA CCCGATTATGACGAAAACCTGTTTCACGAAATCCAACGTCACCTGTCACACGCAAAGCTGGCTTCGACGGATGGCGAGGTTGACAAAACCAACATCGCCAATCAAAacgattttaaataaatgcaacGCAAAGATTTTTCCCCGTCCTGTTTCAG AGACCTGTGAAGAAAGTTATCCAACGTTGGGGATGCAAAGCTCAGTGATGACGTCACCCGGTTACCCTGATAGAGAGAACCACAATTTTGACTGCTTGTACCGATTTGAATCTCAAATCTCACTTGGGTTGGCATTAAAAGTGGAAGTTGATACTGAAAGTTGCTGTGACTTTGTGACG gtttttttgaaaaattcaaCCGTCCTAGCAAAACTCTCTGGTAACGTGACAAGAACATTTGAAGTTGATTTTAACGTCAGAGAAATATTTGTTCAATATCACACAGATGAGAATGTGCCAAGCAAAGGGTTTCGAATTACTCGAAGAAATG TTTGTAAATACAACCTACCCGCTCTTGGAACTGTATGGATGATACATCCTCCAACTTATTATCATCTCAGAAAGATAAACTTGCAAACATTTGGTCAGGAAATGGAATGCAAGTGGACGATCACTGCATCGCCTGGGACACAGGCTGTGCTTTACATAGAAAGAATTCGCATGAGCGTTTGCTGCGAACAGTTAGAG GTATTTGATGGTGCTATGCTTCTTGGGAATTACACTATTGCAAAATCAAGCAATATTCCAATTGTGTCTACGAATGGAAGTTTGACGATACGATATTATACCAACTCCACGAAGCCTAGAAATGGCTTTCGTGCCCATTTGGGTAGAA TGTATCCCCCATGCCACGATGAGTTTAGAGCTGCGGATAATtggacaaacttttcattgacCGAAGGTCAACTTATTTGGCGAGGTTACAAACCGGTTATTTGCTACTGGTATATCAGGTCATCACCAGGTTACGCAGTGGTTCTCAATATAACTGCGTACGGCAATATTCCTCCATCACCCTTCTACGAGCTCGACAACGTTGAG ATATTTGATGGACCAAAGCTTgtgaaaaaattcataaacGACAGTAAAGCTTTCGTGTCCAGTGAAAATCGGTTCGCGATTCGTCAACATTCCTACATCTTCAAGTCGTTTGCTTTGCAAGCTTCTTACAAGCAAA TTCCATGCAACGTCACTTACAATCTCACCGGTTCCGCTTCAATGAAGCTTGCCTCGCCTGACTACGAAGGTTCTCCTTTCAACATTTACCAACGATGCACTTACACTTTGCACGCCCAACCTGGCAAGAAGATACAAATGtctttgcaaacttttacaCGGAAAGGATTTGTAGAG GTACTGAGCGGAGATATTAATTTCGGTCGTGCTAGCGGTGTTGACAAAACATTTCGACTGACAAGTAGCCGAAATACGATTCAGCTTCGCTACACAGCACCCAAAGCTTTCTCTGCAAAACGTCGAGGATTCGTCGCTACGTATCGACAAG TTCGGATAGCTTGTGGATCCCTGTTGGAGACCCAAGCAACAGTTCAACCTTTTTCTTCGCTTGGTTATCGAAACGAATCTTCAAACAATGTCGTTTGTGACCGCATAATCACCACCTCTCCTGATAATCAAATCTCTTTGGCCAAACAGAATCTGGAGTTAGACGAGAAGCAATGA
- the LOC143448752 gene encoding cubilin-like, producing MRIRRLIVLLFALHFIDSTVNACRFQQKVKVYRRDVSYRTREMRPYFIKCLAKEARNTYKSWKSIVDFVVLETRWFAETEDVTCAKAANLNNKKCWRSAVRKMLRPNSALIPHLLHCMKHRKFNATTEKGKKHDDESHDQTCLSEISGKYEDCFTKSLNENGNIFKTFHLESVLGFLQSHWACEIRPVTDNCFPKSNATCHTQSWLRRMATLTKPTSPFKTILNKCNAEVFPRSVRENCKKLHPTLGTEYNVMTSPGYPHRKKHNFDCLYQFKSQNSFGLELKVEVDTESCCDFVTVFLKNLTTLAKLSGNVTKTFEVDHYDREIFVRYHTDGSVASKGFRISHRNACKYDLPYYGYFMKIHPPTFFHLGNIFLQKFGQEMECTWTITRHLPQGWPVRLLLERIRMSDCCDQLEVFSGPRLLGNYKIAKASNIPIMANGSFTIRYYTNFTKSRNGFRASFGWINHLCYDEFKATDEWTNFSFDGQNGGGAGRILCYWYITSSPGYAVALNISAYSNSTAYGLAYESLEIFDGPKLVRKFINERNAFVSSENRFAINQLSYGAKSFAFNSYFRQVPCNVTYNLTGSASMKLASPDYEGFPFNIYQRCTYTLHAQPGKNIRMTLQTFTKTGFVEVLSGDVNFGRASGVNKTFRLTSSGNTIQLHYTAPKAFSARSRGFFATYRQVRSNCGALLVANTKTQLISSPDYSHNNSSNNVFCDWIITASPDNKISFSIHNLALDQKGALTVYDKMTSMGRFTELKTNTTISSSSNVMRIRLRHQGASQRGLLGSFKELKN from the exons ATGAGAATTAGAAGATTAATTGTGTTACTTTTTGCTCTTCATTTTATTGACTCTACAGTGAATG CATGTCGCTTTCAGCAAAAGGTGAAAGTTTACAGAAGAGATGTATCGTATCGCACTCGCGAAATGAGACCGTATTTTATCAAGTGTCTTGCAAAAGAG GCTAGAAACACTTACAAAAGCTGGAAATCGATCGTTGACTTTGTTGTTCTTGAAACTCGCTGGTTTGCTGAAACTGAAGACGTCACATGCGC CAAAGCGGCTAATCtgaacaataaaaaatgttggaGATCAGCTGTTAGAAAAATGCTTCGTCCAAACTCTGCTCTTATTCCACATTTACTTCATTGTATGAAGCATcgcaaatttaatgcaacGACTG aaaaaggcaaaaaacaTGATGATGAATCACACGACCAGACGTGTTTAAGCGAAATCTCAGGAAAATATGAAGATTGCTTCACAAAGTCATTAAATGAAAAcggaaacatttttaaaacatttcaccTTGAATCGGTGCTTGGATTTTTGCAGAGTCACTGGGCATGTGAGAT CCGACCAGTCACGGACAACTGTTTCCCGAAAAGCAACGCCACCTGTCACACACAAAGCTGGTTACGTCGTATGGCGACattaacaaaaccaacttCGCCATTCAAAacgattttaaacaaatgcaaCGCTGAGGTTTTTCCCCGTTCTGTCCGTG AGAACTGTAAGAAATTACATCCAACACTTGGAACGGAATATAATGTGATGACGTCACCCGGTTATCCTCACCGAAAAAAGCACAATTTTGATTGCTTGTACCAATTTAAATCCCAGAATTCATTTGGGTTGGAGCTAAAAGTGGAAGTTGATACTGAAAGTTGCTGTGATTTCGTGACT gtttttttgaaaaatttaaccaCTCTCGCAAAACTCTCCGGCaatgtaacaaaaacatttgaggTGGACCATTATGACAGAGAAATTTTTGTCAGATATCACACCGACGGAAGTGTGGCGAGCAAAGGATTTCGAATCTCTCACAGAAACG CTTGCAAATACGACCTTCCATATTATggttattttatgaaaatacaCCCACCGACCTTCTTCCATCTCGGAAATATATTCTTGCAAAAATTTGGCCAGGAAATGGAATGCACTTGGACGATCACACGCCATCTTCCACAAGGCTGGCCGGTTCGGCTTCTCTTGGAAAGAATTCGCATGAGTGATTGTTGCGATCAATTGGAG gTATTTTCTGGTCCTAGACTTCTTGGAAATTACAAAATCGCAAAAGCAAGCAATATTCCGATCATGGCTAACGGAAGCTTTACGATACGATATTACACTAACTTCACTAAGTCTAGAAATGGTTTCCGAGCGAGCTTTGGTTGGA TAAATCATCTTTGCTACGATGAGTTTAAAGCCACAGACGAATGGACAAACTTTTCCTTCGACGGTCAAAACGGGGGTGGTGCCGGTCGAATTTTATGTTACTGGTATATTACGTCATCACCCGGGTACGCAGTTGCCTTGAACATAAGCGCATACAGCAATTCAACAGCTTATGGACTGGCTTATGAGAGCCTTGAG aTATTTGATGGACCAAAGCTTGTCAGGAAATTTATAAACGAACGTAATGCTTTTGTGTCCAGTGAAAATCGATTTGCGATTAATCAACTTTCATACGGAGCAAAATCATTTGCTTTTAATTCCTACTTTAGGCAAG TTCCATGCAACGTCACTTACAATCTCACCGGTTCCGCTTCGATGAAGCTTGCCTCGCCTGACTACGAAGGTTTTCCTTTCAACATTTACCAACGATGCACTTACACTTTGCACGCCCAACCTGGCAAGAATATACGAATGACTTTGCAAACTTTCACTAAAACAGGATTTGTAGAG GTACTGAGCGGAGATGTTAATTTTGGCCGTGCTAGCGGCgttaacaaaacatttcgaCTGACTAGTAGCGGAAATACAATTCAGCTTCACTACACAGCACCCAAAGCTTTCTCTGCAAGAAGTCGAGGATTTTTTGCAACATATCGACAAG TTCGGTCAAACTGTGGTGCCTTGCTGGTGGCCAATACAAAAACTCAACTTATTTCTTCGCCCGATTATTCTCATAATAATTCTTCAAACAATGTTTTCTGTGACTGGATAATCACCGCATCACCTGATAATAAAATCTCCTTTAGTATCCACAATCTGGCATTGGACCAAAAGGGAGCTTTAACG GTCTACGACAAAATGACAAGTATGGGAAGATTCACGGAACTGAAAACCAACACAACCATTTCATCATCTTCAAACGTTATGAGAATAAGACTTCGACATCAAGGAGCATCGCAAAGAGGACTTCTGGGATCTTTCAAAGAGTTGAAGAACTAA
- the LOC143448755 gene encoding uncharacterized protein LOC143448755: MQLNKWFVSFCVLLFAVSAINACRFQQLVRYRRKSIRFRTRKLRPYFIQCLTSKAEKTFKSWKSIVDFVVLDTHWFTEVEDGTCAKVAGRNSTKCWRSTVEEMLRPNSALLPHLLSCMKHRKLKESLKTKKKEGKNSVDETSCASKTIPRKYENCFKNSMKKSDKKRTRFHLASVLEFLEDHWICESPTMTKTCFPKSNVTCHTQSWLRRMARLTKPTSPIKTILNKCNANFSPSCFRDL, from the exons ATGCAGCTTAATAAATGGTTTGTGTCGTTTTGTGTTCTTCTATTTGCTGTTTCTGCAATTAACG CATGTCGCTTTCAACAGCTGGTGAGATATCGAAGAAAAAGCATAAGATTTAGGACTCGCAAACTCAGACCGTATTTCATCCAGTGTCTTACCAGCAAG gcagaaaaaactttcaaaagttGGAAATCGATCGTAGATTTTGTCGTTCTTGATACTCACTGGTTCACGGAGGTCGAAGACGGCACTTGCGC TAAAGTCGCTGGACGCAACAGCACAAAATGTTGGAGATCAACTGTTGAAGAAATGCTTCGTCCAAACTCTGCCCTTCTTCCACATTTACTTTCATGTATGAAGCATCGCAAACTcaaagaaagtttaaaaacaa aaaagaagGAAGGAAAAAATTCAGTTGATGAGACATCATGTGCTAGTAAGACTATCCCCAGGAAATATgagaattgtttcaaaaactcAATGAAAAAGTCAGACAAAAAGAGAACAAGATTTCATCTCGCATCAGTGCTTGAGTTTCTGGAGGATCACTGGATTTGTGAAAG CCCGACCATGACGAAAACCTGTTTCCCGAAAAGCAACGTCACCTGTCACACCCAAAGCTGGCTTCGACGAATGGCGAGGTTGACAAAACCAACATCGCCAATCAAAacgattttaaataaatgcaacGCAAATTTTTCCCCGTCCTGTTTCAG AGACCTGTGA
- the LOC143448754 gene encoding tolloid-like protein 1 isoform X2, producing MQSTVMTSPGYPDRENHNFDCLYRFESQISLGLELKVEVDTESCCDFVTVFLKNSTVLAKLSGNVTRKFEVDFNVREIFVQYHTDENVPSKGFRITRRNVCKYNLPTYIPHGTVWMIHPPTYYHLGKINLQTFGQEMECKWTITASPGSQVLLYIQRIRMSVCCEQLEVFDGAMLLGNYTIAKSSNIPIVSTNGSLTIRYYTNSTKPRNGFRAHLGGRYQPCHDEFRAADNWTNFSFEGQLFTDI from the exons ATGCAAAGTACAGTGATGACGTCACCCGGTTACCCTGATAGAGAGAACCACAATTTTGACTGCTTATACCGATTCGAATCTCAAATCTCACTTGGATTGGAGCTAAAAGTGGAAGTTGATACTGAAAGTTGCTGTGACTTTGTGACG gttttcttgaaaaattcaACCGTCCTAGCAAAACTCTCTGGTAACGTGACAAGAAAATTTGAGGTTGATTTTAACGTCAGAGAAATATTTGTTCAATATCACACAGATGAGAATGTGCCAAGCAAAGGGTTTCGAATTACTCGAAGAAATG TTTGCAAATACAACCTACCCACCTACATACCTCATGGAACTGTATGGATGATACATCCCCCAACTTATTATCATCTCggaaaaataaacttgcaaaCATTTGGTCAGGAAATGGAATGCAAGTGGACGATCACTGCATCGCCTGGGTCACAGGTTTTGCTTTACATACAAAGAATTCGCATGAGCGTTTGCTGCGAACAGTTGGAG GTATTTGATGGTGCTATGCTTCTTGGGAATTACACTATTGCAAAATCAAGCAATATTCCAATTGTGTCTACGAATGGAAGTTTGACGATACGATATTATACCAATTCCACAAAGCCTAGAAATGGCTTCCGTGCGCATTTGGGTGGAA GATATCAACCATGCCACGATGAATTTAGAGCTGCGGATAATtggacaaacttttcattcgAAGGTCAACTTTTCACAG ATATTTGA
- the LOC143448754 gene encoding cubilin-like isoform X1 — MASVRIWVEDINHATMNLELRIIGQTFHSKVNFSQIFDGPKLVKKFINDSKAFVSSENRFAIHQYSYNFKSFDLQASYKQVPCNVTYNLTGSASMKLASPDYEGSPFNIYQRCTYTLHAQPGKNIQMSLQTFTRKGFVEVLSGDINFGRASGVDKTFRLTSSRNTIQLHYTAPKAFSAKRRGFVATYRQVRIACGSLLETHATVQPFSSLGYRNKSSNNVVCDRIITTSPDNQISLAKQNLELDGKQ; from the exons ATGGCTTCCGTGCGCATTTGGGTGGAA GATATCAACCATGCCACGATGAATTTAGAGCTGCGGATAATtggacaaacttttcattcgAAGGTCAACTTTTCACAG ATATTTGATGGACCAAAGcttgtgaaaaaatttataaacgaCAGTAAAGCTTTCGTGTCTAGCGAAAATAGGTTCGCGATTCATCAATATTCCTACAACTTCAAGTCGTTTGATTTGCAAGCTTCTTACAAGCAAG TTCCATGCAACGTCACTTACAATCTCACCGGTTCCGCTTCAATGAAGCTTGCCTCGCCTGACTACGAAGGTTCTCCTTTCAACATTTACCAACGATGCACTTACACTTTGCACGCCCAACCTGGAAAGAACATACAAATGTCTTTGCAGACTTTTACACGGAAAGGATTTGTAGAG GTACTGAGCGGAGATATTAATTTCGGTCGTGCTAGCGGTGTTGACAAAACTTTTCGACTGACAAGTAGCCGAAACACGATTCAGCTTCACTACACAGCACCCAAAGCTTTCTCTGCAAAACGTCGAGGATTCGTCGCTACGTATCGACAAG TTCGGATAGCTTGTGGATCCCTGTTGGAGACCCATGCAACAGTTCAACCTTTTTCTTCGCTTGGTTATCGAAATAAATCTTCAAACAATGTCGTTTGTGACCGCATAATCACCACCTCTCCTGATAATCAAATTTCTTTGGCCAAACAGAATCTGGAGTTAGACGGGAAGCAATGA